The window CCGACCCCCATCCTCGATTTTGCTGAGATGAACACTACGCCTGAAGCCGTGGTGGCGATGCTGCAGCAGCACGAAGGATATCGCCTGCAGTTCGAGCGGATTTTCGGCAAAGTCGATTTCGAAAACGCCTGCGATGCGCTCGCAGCTTTCCAGTGCACGCTGGTCACCGCCCCTTCGCCCTGGGACTACGACGTCGTGCTGCGCGAACTTTCGGCCCGTGAGCCTGGCACTTTGACAGAGGAAGAGCAGGAGTTGCTCGCCGAGGCGCGGGCTGGAGCCGAACGCGAACCCTTGAGCGCCGCAGCTCGCCGCGGCGCGGAACTCTTCTTCAGCGAACGGACCAACTGCAGCAGCTGCCACAGCGGCCCCAATTTCACGGACGAATCGTTTCACAACCTAGGCGTCGAGCCACCCAACGATGATCCGGGGCGCTACGCGATCACCAAGCAACGCGAAGATCTCGGCGCGTTCAAGACGCCCACTCTTCGCAATGTGGCCCACACCCATCCCTACATGCACAACAGCCGATTCGGCAGCGTGGAAGAAACGGTCGCCTGGCTTGTGAAGGGTGGCGACGGCGAACGAGCTGCCCTAACCGACCTCAAGCTAACTCGCGCCGAACAGGAAGCTTTGGTCGAGTTTCTCCGCTCGCTTTCGAGCAGCGTCCCACGTCCCGAGCAATGGAAGCTACCGAAATAGTCGATGTGGAGCGAGTGCGCGTGACGGTAGCAGGCACGTTGACTAGCCCTTCCCACCCGCCATTTTGCTGGCGGCGGGCGAGAACCGCAGGCGTGCCATGTGCCAGATGCCGAAGAGCGGCCCGGCAGCAAGCAGCGCGGTGGCCAGCGGCCAACCGAGAGATTGTTGCAGCAGTGGCAAAATGGCGATGGTGAGCGGCGTGAGGAGGAAGCCGGCGCAAGTTTGAATCGCAAGGGCGGTGCCGACGTAACGCGGGTCGCAAAGCTCTGAAACGGCGGCGCTGAATTGGGCGCTGTCGGCGATCACGCTCACTCCCCACAGGATGCAAACGATCGTGAGGATCGCAGGCCAAGGTGTGAGACTGCCGGCAATGAGGGCGCAGCCGCCGGAAACGACGAGGCTGAGAAGCGCCGTCAAACACCGGCCCCGGCGATCGGCAAATTGTCCGGCAGCGACACAGCCGATCACGCCACTAGCGACGGTGGCGAAGGAAGCGAACGCCGCGGAAGCAGGCGAATGACCGGCGCGCTCGTAGGCATCGCGCAGCAACTGCGGCGCCCACGTCCACATGGCGTAGAGCTCGAACATGTGGCCGAGGTAACCAAAGTTTGCCCGGCGGAGCGGCACATCTTGCCAGATCCGCAGAAAGTACGACCAATCAAACTTCGAAGCCGCCGGCAACCACGGCCCGGTGCGAATGAAAACCAAACCGAACACGGCAGCGAGCAACGAACAAGCCGAAGAAGCCAATAAAACAAGCCGCCAGGTTTCGGCCGCCGCGAGCGAATCGAGCGGCAAAGCACGCAGCAGATGCGGGGCCCCAGAACCAATCGTCAACGCGCCAACCATCACGCCGATGGCAAAACCTCGGCCGCGGCGAAACCACGACGCCATCAATTTCATCCCAACGGGATAAACGCCGGCGAGCATCGCACCGGTCGCGGCTCGCAGCAGCAAGACCACGAGGAACCCGGATTGCGTCGCGGCGAAATCGTTCCTGATCCCAATCGCGATGGCAGCATTGAACAAAGTTCCGAGCAGCCCACAGAGAGCGAGCAACCGCGGCGCTGGCCAGCGATCGGCGAGATTCCACACAGCACTCGCGAGCGCTCCGGCTGCAAATCCAAGCTGCACGCTGATCGTCAGCCAGGCTTGTTCGAGCGGGGATAATTCCCAGGCGGTCTTCAACGCTGGGGCAACTGCACTGACCGAAAACCAAAGCGTCATCGCCAGCAAGTTGCAGGTGGAAAGCCAGAAGAGTTGCGTCCAACGCTGCGGTGATTCTGGCTGGTCGCTCATCAAATAATCGCCAGCGGATGACGGCGTTCTTCGAGCGTGCCGCGGGTGACACCCACGCGGTTGGAGGCGGCGAGGCGGCTCCAAACTTCTCGGCCGGTGACTTCACCGCGAAGGAGTTGCCGATAGAGCTGCAGCATTTCGCCGAGCTTGCGATCGCTGCCAGGGACATCGAGCAGCTCGACCCGAAAATGTCGCACGCCCTGCGTGAGGAGCGTCGGCACGACTTCGGCGGCGCTTTGCGGCACGGCATTGAAGAGCGTGTTACGACAACCAACGTCGGCGGTCAGCGGATGATCGACGCCCATCCGATCGCGGAGGGCAACCTGATGTTCATCGCAAGGGCGGCCACAGTTTGTCTTATTCGTCCCTGGCGAAAGCATCGCGCAAAAGACGCAATGCTCCATATGAAACATGGGCATGTGCTGGTGAATCACGCACTCGAGCCAGTTCGCCGGCACGGCTGTGACGAGCTCGAGGAGTTGTTCGCGATTCAAATCGTACGACGGCGAGATCCGGCCGGCGCCTTGTTCACGCAGCCAATTGGCAGTGAGTTCGTTCGCACAATTGAGCGAAAAATCGGCCACGACGGGCAAACCTTGTTCGGCAAAGAATCGCAGACCGGCGAGATTGCGCACGAGGATGCCATCGGCGCCATGTTTGGCCAGCGCACGAAAGATTCCTGCTTCGCCCGGCTTTTGAATTCGCGGTGTGGCGAGCAGGATTTTTGCGTTGTGCTGGTGAGCGACTTGCACGGCTTCGCGATACTCGCGGATATCAGCGAAGTCGACGTATACGCTCGGCACTTCATGCTGCAGGACCGATTTCAACTGCGGCAACGTGCGACACAGGACGTGCAACTCCGGCTGCTCGCTGCTGGGAGCTTCGTGAGCCGGCAGGGCAGATCGCAAATTGGCCAGAACCGATTCGCTCGCGATCCGCCGCTGAGGAACGGCTTCGATTGCAGCCGTCAGTCGCTCGATTATTTCGTGACGCACTTTGCCGAGGACGCTGAGCGGCGCCATCGGGTTGCCGCTGATCGTGGCTTGCAGGTCGCGGAGTTCGAAGGGGCTGTTGCCAAGTCGGCCCAGTTGAGTACGCAGCGTCTCTTCATTCAACACATGCTGCCGCGCGATTGGCAGCGGCTCGGTCGATCGGATTTCGATCGCAACTTGGTCGACTCGGGCCGTAACACGCAGCGTTTCGCCGGCGGTGGCCTGCACTTCAAAATCAACCGGCGCGCGGCGATTGATTGCTCCTGGCGCAAAGGTCTTGCGTAAGCGATTCGTGAGTTCAGGATCGTCGGTCTTCCAGACTTCGCGGCCGACTTGCACTTCGGCGAAATCGAACGCGCCGTGCGCGAACGTCAGCTCGACCACGCCGCTGCTGATCGGGTCGGTGAGCGAACGACCTTTGTAGAAGACTTCGAAGACGCGACCACCTTGTTGATCGTCTTCAGCGCGGCCGCAGTCAAAGACGACGCCGTCGCCGCGCTTGATCGAGGCGGCCAGTTGCACCGCGATGTATCCGGGCCGCACGGCTTTCACCGTGCCGAGGAACACGCCCCGCTTGTCACTGCTGCGGGCGGGCACCAGCATCTTGTGATCGCAGCCTTGCAGCCAGCCGGGCGAGAAGCCGCGCGAAA is drawn from Anatilimnocola floriformis and contains these coding sequences:
- a CDS encoding cytochrome-c peroxidase yields the protein MTLAWTGCDKPAAAPLEFHDELRAGKVVLGSASLVSGMPGDKELTPAQVKFWLQDERVHQPLKYCLPLGLHTADHGQLPELTRAKIELGRQLFFDQRMGRDAGMSCSRCHQEESFSNAIGPKQGLRNPNTVINRILGENHFWDGHAKSLRDVPPTPILDFAEMNTTPEAVVAMLQQHEGYRLQFERIFGKVDFENACDALAAFQCTLVTAPSPWDYDVVLRELSAREPGTLTEEEQELLAEARAGAEREPLSAAARRGAELFFSERTNCSSCHSGPNFTDESFHNLGVEPPNDDPGRYAITKQREDLGAFKTPTLRNVAHTHPYMHNSRFGSVEETVAWLVKGGDGERAALTDLKLTRAEQEALVEFLRSLSSSVPRPEQWKLPK
- a CDS encoding MFS transporter, producing MSDQPESPQRWTQLFWLSTCNLLAMTLWFSVSAVAPALKTAWELSPLEQAWLTISVQLGFAAGALASAVWNLADRWPAPRLLALCGLLGTLFNAAIAIGIRNDFAATQSGFLVVLLLRAATGAMLAGVYPVGMKLMASWFRRGRGFAIGVMVGALTIGSGAPHLLRALPLDSLAAAETWRLVLLASSACSLLAAVFGLVFIRTGPWLPAASKFDWSYFLRIWQDVPLRRANFGYLGHMFELYAMWTWAPQLLRDAYERAGHSPASAAFASFATVASGVIGCVAAGQFADRRGRCLTALLSLVVSGGCALIAGSLTPWPAILTIVCILWGVSVIADSAQFSAAVSELCDPRYVGTALAIQTCAGFLLTPLTIAILPLLQQSLGWPLATALLAAGPLFGIWHMARLRFSPAASKMAGGKG
- a CDS encoding DUF3656 domain-containing U32 family peptidase; translated protein: MTSTRIINAPELLAPAGDRDCIRAAIENGANAVYFGLDCGFNARARAKNFAVEDLPNILRQLHGRGVKGYVTLNTLIFPSELPEVERHVIELAEAGVDAVLVQDLGLARLIRGICPQLAIHASTQMTLSSAECIAVAEELGIERVVLPRELSLDEIRDIRERSTMPVEVFVHGALCVAYSGQCLTSESLGGRSANRGQCAQACRLPYDLLCDGKLVETGDQKYLLSPQDLAAYDLVPELTKLGVCSLKIEGRLKTPEYVANITRHYRAAIDAAVAGNVAKFSPQEVEEMELSFSRGFSPGWLQGCDHKMLVPARSSDKRGVFLGTVKAVRPGYIAVQLAASIKRGDGVVFDCGRAEDDQQGGRVFEVFYKGRSLTDPISSGVVELTFAHGAFDFAEVQVGREVWKTDDPELTNRLRKTFAPGAINRRAPVDFEVQATAGETLRVTARVDQVAIEIRSTEPLPIARQHVLNEETLRTQLGRLGNSPFELRDLQATISGNPMAPLSVLGKVRHEIIERLTAAIEAVPQRRIASESVLANLRSALPAHEAPSSEQPELHVLCRTLPQLKSVLQHEVPSVYVDFADIREYREAVQVAHQHNAKILLATPRIQKPGEAGIFRALAKHGADGILVRNLAGLRFFAEQGLPVVADFSLNCANELTANWLREQGAGRISPSYDLNREQLLELVTAVPANWLECVIHQHMPMFHMEHCVFCAMLSPGTNKTNCGRPCDEHQVALRDRMGVDHPLTADVGCRNTLFNAVPQSAAEVVPTLLTQGVRHFRVELLDVPGSDRKLGEMLQLYRQLLRGEVTGREVWSRLAASNRVGVTRGTLEERRHPLAII